The genomic DNA ATTGTCTAAGCTGAGTTTATGGGACACCTATCTCAGCAGTAGTTTCTTACCAATCTACTACTGCTGGCAGAGTAGAAATCCTCTGCCACACCATTCCTTCCGCAAAAATGAATTTGCCGTAGTTCATTAACAATCCTCGTTTACAATCCCCGAGAGGTCAATccttagtttaacttgacaaatCCAAAGTGTGCACCTGCTCCATTTCTTCACATGTTACTGCTCCCTACATGCATAATAACATTACCACCCATAACCCAACCCCAATGCCAAGCAAACTATaacaaaacaaagtgttggagcaatttagttggtcagacagcatctgtggaggaaatggacagataatgctttgggtcgggcccttcatcagtctgttcactcactccatagttgctgcctgactcacttccAGTACTTTGATTTTTTGGGGGGATTCCTGTCACGGTCTCTTGTATGTCCATATTTCGGTTTCTTAGTTTAGGAGGGTCCTCACACTGGCACCTGGTGGTtagcataatgtttggaacattgGATCCAGTTTATGAAGTGTACTATCTGTCCAACCAAATATTGAATATCACACAACTAAAACACTGCTTTATCTCCTCTTTACACTATCGGTGGTTCCTTCTTCAAGGCTCAATTTTCCATTTCCTGGACTCTCCCGAATCTTTATTCTTATTGCCACATACAGCAAGAACATTGCATTTGTCGGATATGATAACCTTCTATGGATCATGGTTTCCCAAGGCTGTTCTGCCAAAAAATCAAGATTTCTTTACTCAAATTCCCTTATAATTAAGACCAACATATTATTTGCCTTCTTCATTGCTTGTTGCACCTGGATGTAAAGTTTTTGGCAATCACATATGGATCCCAATTAGCTCTGAATGCCACTTaaaaataatctattttccatCCTTCCTGCCAAAGACAACAATCTAATTTCTCCACATAATAATCTTATCACCCATCTGTTGCTTACTCACTTCACTaagccttaaaaaaaaatcctagcatcctcctagcAGTTTATTTTCTCATCCAGCTTTTTATATCACCAAACACAGATGAATTATGTTGCATTTCTGTGTTATTAATACAAATTTGAAACAGTATTGACCTCCACATTCATTTATACTATTTTAAAATGCTTGATCTACAAATACAAAATATGTCGCTCTAAGTAATTGGTATCAATTATTGCATATTTTATTAACCAGTTATTAACCAgtttcaattcagattcagatataTGTAAATATACTTTTTAGATTTTTCCTTTTCCCGACTTCAAACTAAGATTCCTGAACAAATATTAAAACCACATTGTGTTAAACTAAGTGTCAGTCACTTCACCTCCAGAGTAAATTATTGACTAAGAAAAATCTCATTTTTTTCTGACACAATATTTTATATGTATCAATGCTGTATAATGAAAGACAGAAATACAATTTCTCAACACTTTTCTACTGTAACTGTGTAATTAGCGGAGCTTAGGCACCATCACAACAGCATTAACAAACAATGTTTAGAGATATTAGGGATACAATGCACATGTTCAGAGGGTGATAAGCTTTGGGAACATCTTAAAGAATCTGGACAGTTTAGGGAGATAATTCTGGACTTTATAGCCTTCTCAGTTGAAAGTACTGCCACCAACAGTGAAACAATTTAAATTGAACTGACTCAAGATCTCATATCTGGAAGAGCAGAGACACCTTATAGAGTATAGAACTGGAAGAGTTTATAGGTAAAGAAGACAAGTGCATAAATGCATGCAACCGGGACCAATTTGTTCAAATGTGAGATTATTGCCTGTATTCATCTTGGAATTGCATCCTTCATACAATAGCAGACACTTAGATATAGATGACACAGTGTTATGGGGAGTTGCGATCCTCAAAAAGGGTATCATTTGTGATTTTCTGCCACAAAATGCTGTATCATTTAgcaagttgaaaaaaaaaactttctcttCCCTATATAAATTCCATGAGTGAATTTTATTTTGTAACTCACATTTTGAgtggtgatttgtgaattctgtataGGCAAATCTTTATAACCCAAATAGTTGTATCACGTGGACGCCAGAGTTGGAAAGAAGGGGCAGTGAGGTGGGGAAATGAATTGTCACCCTTGTTTAGCCAATGTGAATATGTATTTAATTTCAATAAAATGCATTAGAGGCTTAATGCAATATGATCCTGAAGTCATTCTAAAGATTAAAAAGTAATTTCATAATCAAATTATTACCTGAACATTTTCTCTGATAATTGCAGCTTCTCGCAATGGATGGCCTGCAACTTTGAATGTATCATCAACAACTTTGATCCCAATAGTCCTTAACATTGTGTATTTTATTGTGTTCTTCCCTTTCTTGACTGAATGGCCTCTTCTGTGAGCCTTTCCGCCACCTCTTCGATCAGTTATGGCAACATGAACAAAAAGAGTAGCGAGTTCAATTTCTTCCCCAGTGTCTGTGCACAGAGGAACATGTCGATATCCAGTCTGCAGACACTCAAATGGGATACAGTACTGGCCAATAAATTCATCACCAATGTAGTCATCATCTAGAGCAATAAATCGTACCATTGCAAGCTCAGGCAGATTGATTTCAAATTCCAAGCTTTCATCAAATAGAGGGTTCTCTCCATTTTGATGAATAGTCCTAGTTCTCATTTCTGCACAGTCCACAGGAATCCCGTGAATTTCCACAAAAACATATGGATCTACAACATCTCCTTTCGTGCCAGAACCTCTAGGCTTTGGAAAGTTCTGACCACTGATTAGTTTTATGTGCAGAACCTGAGGTGAGATTCCAGGAAACACTCCCTCAGTGTAGGCACTGAAATAGGACAGCTCCTCTCGCATAATGGCAGGACGTAGAATATAACCACAGCAGCCGTTCTGACGAAACCATCCAATGTTAAGGGCAGTCGTTGGGCCTGGGATCTGGCAGTTGATGGCCACCAACTGGCAGCCACAATTCCAGAATTCTTGTGGATGCAAATTGCTCGAATCTATACCCATGAGAGCAGGGAAAACACGAGACAGAAATCTTTTATTGTGGTTCACAAAGTCTCCTGGGAAATCATTTGCTAATATCCTTGCCTTGGCTTCACTGAAATTGCATACTTCCCAATATTTCTGGTTCTTCACTGAATACTGAAAATCTACGAACTGCACGGACTGGCACAGAGTGACCAAATCAGAGAGTTCCCTACACATTCGAATAGTTCGCTTGGGAATAAAAAAAGTATCAGTCAACCTTCTAGAAACTTCCGCTTCTTCATCTTCGTCTGTCACGTCACCTTCTGATAAATCATTGGCAGCTGCTAGTTTTTTTCCCTTCAAAATAATTTTTTTCTTCAGTTTCTCTGGTGTAGGGAGGTACCCTTCTGCTAAATCTGGCTGCTGTGTATATAATTTAGCTCCAaagatttttttcattttttgagCCATCACTTTTTGTTGTTCTACGGAGCAGTGATTTCGCAAAGACACAATCACAGGGTACTCTGAAGCCACAAAGGCATATTTATTAATCACTTCAATGACATTACTGAAAGTGATTGGTGAGGTCACGTTGTTGCGTTTACTGACTAGTGGCTCATTATTTGGACCATTATACACATCAATCTCAACACTTCTGCAACCTAATTTCAAGGCCTTAACATATCCCTGCACATCAGATGAACCTTTAGGATCATTTTGTTTCAGGTAGGTATTGTAAGATGCATTGATATAATAATGGGATAATGGTTGATTCATATCCTGGCAGACTTTATTGTGTTCTGGATCAAATATGTTGCATTCTTCTGATAACAGATATCGTGTAAAGCCATCAATACTAAGATAACTCTGCAGCTGACCGTGTTCCGAAGGTTCGTATTTCTTTATAAGATCGAGGCACATTTCTTTTGTTGTATGTATCATTCCTTGTTCAGCTTCTAAAAATAACATTAAATCTTTGGCATCTAGATATTCTTTATTACTGGATATTTGCACAAGTAAGAAATATACCTCAGGTCTTGTGCATAGATTACTGTAGACATCAGAAAATTCCTCCTTTGTTACCCTAGTAGTTAACTTTCCTTTCTCTTTCTGTACCTCTCTAAACTTAAGTCTGATTCTTGACTCCTTCAAACCTTGATTGAGGTTCTTTATCACTTTCACTGCTGTGTCTTCTAACATAATTCCATTGCCATCTATATCAGCTTCGTAAAACACCGAATGGAGCCACTTAGTCCTTGGCGAATGCTGGTCACCCTCTATCAAATACAGAGCCTGCTTACCGTGTAAAGCAATATAACGTAGGCCTGTGACCCAAATGTTAGCGACATCTGGAGAAGAGGCTACGAGGTCCAAAGACTCATAATTATCCCCATATATTAACGAGAAGGAGCAGTCTTCGCAGATCTGATCCACAACTGCACAACTTCTGAAAGTCTCTGTGTTTTTTCCGATTCGAACCTCTTTAAAGGAAGATACCTCAAGTTTAGCCTTGTCAGGGTCCTTTTTGGAAGGTTCCCAACGTAAAGCCAGAAGGTCAAGGTCTAAAGTAAAGAAGCGATTGTATATTCGAGTATTTGAACGCACTTTTTTCAGTTCACAGCCAGCCTGCATGAAGCTAATGCAATCACTGGCACTGTTAATTTTCCTTTCAGAGGGCATGCTACTGAATGATACCGTTTTCTTCTGTTCATGTCTCTGTCTTGAGGAATCCTATAGTACAAAGACAAAACAAACAATAAGAACAATCAGCACATTTCCATATTACAGAAATTCAATCTATTTGGTTTTCTATTCATTCTCTCTCCACTGATCAAGTACACAATTCATGGGAGAAAATAAAAAAGGCATCCCGAACAGTACAGTATGCTCTCAAGTGTATCATCCTGATTTTTTAGTATGGGAATAACAAAAGAAATATTTACAGCCTCTGGAGCAGACCAAGTCTGGTAGTCTTCAGTGTATATAAAGGAAAGTGAAGAGTTTACTTCACTGATTTGCGTTGATTAAATGTTCCTGAGATTATGGGGATAATCTTCAAAGCAATGCCAATGTCAGAAATTACTGAAAATAGTTGGCATCCATGCATTTAATGAAATTATCAGTTTGGCAGCaccaaaattaaaaaatggcTTTTTATATGCTAGCTTATAATTTGAATAAACATAGGATTGTACGCATTAATGCCTACTCGTTTTTGCTGCCTGAAAAATAAACGTCCATTTGGTCTGCAACAGAAGACCAACTTTAGATCCAAATTAGGATGATCCCTTGCATCTTTTGATCAGATTATAAATAGGACCTTATCAGAAGCCTTGCAAACCTTGCAAAATCCATCTTGATTTCATCAAAGGCACTACTTTCACCAATGTTCTCATTAATTTCTCAAAAATGAGCAAAGATTGTGAAACAAGACCTTCCTTCAACTAAATCTATACTGATTGTATTTAATTAATCTAAAAATGATTACAGCTGCCTCTTAGAATTTCCCCATCACTAGTTAGATTAACCATGCCAGGGATGCGACTATCTAGTTAGAAACTATGCATCTGGTCCAAAGAACCAAAGGAAATGGTGTCTTGGAAGACATATCTACGATTTGAACACATGGATATTTTGACATCTAAAAACATTCAAGAACTGTTGAAATTAAATTATATAATTAAAAAGTGTTagaacttaaaaaaataaaaaaacctaAGAACATTTTTAAGCATTTAGaactcaattatttatttttgtggGAATCTCTATTTTGGTTGTATTTCTATATTGAAATGCTAGTTCTCTGGACCAGGCTTGATCCACTGTCAGGTCATAACCTCTACATAAACTAAAGCATTTGCTCACACTGCTACAAAGTGGCAGTGAAAGTCCAGATGAccacatgtgaatgaaatacatCCATTTTCCTCTGTAGAGAAAGATTCTGTATGGCATCCAGAAACAGACCGTGCCTGAGCTTATCAGATAATAGCAAACATAATTTACACCTCTAGTACTTTAAGTTAGGTTCTTCATTGGAACTAATCAGATCATCTGGACATTCCCTCACTAAATGAAAGAATATCAGAGGTTAATACACTTTTTCTCTACATTGTTTCTAATGGTATGAGCTTTACCGATGAGCTACACTAAacaggagtttctccagcaattttgtctactagGTTGGATGATCGTTTTGCTGATAAAGAGGCATAATATTTTCTTTCTGCAACTGTGAATACTGATATATTCTGGCAGCCCTGATTTTAGCAGGGTATAACCCATGAACATACAGGAGGAGGTATTTTGAAAcatattattttatattcagAATACATTCAAATCAACTGTACTCTGAAAGCTGAAAAGAATTTGGAGCAGATACATGACAGCTTTATATCTATTTTGCTTCAAGATCAACTCATATTTTACCAATTTTTCCAAACAATGAACATAATTGAGACAGATTTTGTACCACACCATGGTATATATTGatggcgctgaagtagagatggttgaaagttttaacttcttaagggcctgtcccacttggtcgtcatttacctgccgacctagacccactgcagttcgcctacagagccaaccgatccacagaggacgcagtctcaacaacactgaacctcgtattgtcacatctcgatcggaaaaatacctatgccaggatcctcttcatagacttcagctctgctttcaatacaatcattccacagcagctggtggagaagttggagctgttgggggttgatgctggcacatgtagctgggtcctgaactttctgtcgcaacggcagcagacagtcagggtgggcagtaggacatcaaaaaccatagccgtgagcactggctcaccccaaggctgtgtcctaagcccccttctgtttagtctgctgacacacgactgtactgccagactcaataacaacttcatcaacaagttcgctgatgacacaacagtagtgggtctcatcagtgacaatgatgaatcggcgtacaggatggaggtggagctgctcacaggttggtgcaaatcccacaacctcattcttaacgtgggaaaaactaaggagatggtggttgacttcaggagggcggggaaacaacaccatacacctctgcacatcgacggagctgatgtggaaagggtcagcagcatgaagttcttaggactacatctgtctgatgacctgacgtccacggccaacaccacagctctggtcaagagagcccagcagcgacttcaccctctccgaagactatgtaaagcaggcctccccaccacacacctacggactttttatagggggactgtcgagagcacactgacatacggcatcacttcctggttcgggagctgcaaggcgtacgaacggcaccaactggacaggatagtgaagaccgcaagcaggattattggtgctccactccccttcctgctggacatatacaagaagagatgtatcagcagagccatctccatcatcaaagacccttaccacccatcgcatgacattttctccatcctcccatctgggaagaggtacaggagcattagctgcaaaaccagcaggatgctcctcagcttcttcccacaggctataagactgttaaatggactttgccccctgccaagtatcgcgcacaaacccccacactgcagcagagccactgttgtgccgctgccggtcggaacggctgttgaatgtttagtagagtgttaaatttgttcatgacatgtatttttgaattttaattcctatttattttttaatgcaaactgaatggacactggttgagcaacgtttttttgtttcctctgggtatgcgaatactcatgaaatgacaataaagatttacaattacaatttacgcAACAGGCCGATAGTGACTGAAGCTCAACAATcacgcgcgtcatcatgcgtccacaCAGCGTCtcgagcgcgtgacgtcatttgaagatagacaaaaaatgcaggagtaactcagcgggaccggcagcatcactggagggaaggaatggatgatgtttcggatcgagattcttcttcagtctgaagaagggtctcgacccgaaacgtcacccattgcttctctccagagatgctgccggtcacgctgagttactactgcactttgtgtctatctccaattgtcttggcctcgctctgggagtaggagtgggggcagatccggatCCCCAACGGCCGTGAGCCACAAGCCgagcttgcctgcttctgctgctgttgggagGTGAGAAGTTGCGCCGCGGCAaggtgtcccacttggccgtcatttacgcgacaggccggtggcgtgcgaagatttcgtgcagaacgaaatcctggagcactgcttgataccgcgcgcaactccacactcctccacgccactccatgcgcccgtcccgcgctacccacacgctacccacacactatcaggtcacgtaaatggctcgcaaatgactgccaagtgggacaggccctttaggaatatATATAACCAGCAATTTGTTCTGGACCAGCGACATTGAAGCAATGGTCAAGAAAACACACTAATACCTtgacaagaccaccagcataatcaaggaccaatcacGCCCCAGTCATATTCTCTTCTTCTCTCGCTCATCAGGGAAGAGGACCAAAAGTTTGAAATCAGGCAACCGTCCTCTCATCAGCGTGAGTGCGGTCCTGACTTCCCAACTACCTCATtcgagacctttgaactatctttaatcggattttatcttgcactaaatgatatccccattatcctgcatctgtatacagttgacagcttgattgtaatcatgtataatatttTCCTTGAATGGATACTAtgcaccaaaaaagcttttcactgtacctcggtacaagtgacaataataaaataaaataaatttgatCCAATGCACAAGATGTATTACTATAGCTGctgaaagggcctgtcacactgtcgacttttcagcgacagtcTTCGacattcaagctcgagggcactcacctgaaaaacctcgagctggatcgagcgTCAGCGAtaaaaccgcgagccggatcgatCATCTGCGTGTGtgcgagcacacacacacacacacacacacacacacacacacacacacacaaacacacacaccgcacataaacccacacacacacacacacacacacacacacacacacacacacacacgcgcacacacacacacacacacagcaaaggcgggggcctgggaaagcgggggagcgttgtctgaaattcacacccgtgatgaacatgaaggtaaaagacggcggcacagttacggtaaatcctttagagagagcggggggggcggagagaaggagagagggggggagagaagggaagagaaggggagagaagtggggaagacacttttaagaagccagacttttcataaagtttagcgggcattcaacatttacttaccttttttttcctcaacgatctataccttcgactacctttgattgcctttgattacctacgatagcattacgacctactacgacctacctcgactaagcctacgagtaaaaaaatattgattgtttccatggcgacctttttttactcacgagcatttttcagcatgttgaaaaaaacaccgcgacctacctgaggcctcgagtacgcgtgGACTACTctccagcatgaaggagagttacaaagacctcctaggacctgcTAGCACCttgtgctgcgagtatgagtcgaggacaaactcttctaaactcacatattaggtcgccgcagtgagaCAAGCCCTTAAAGCCAAATGCAGTCTGTAATGGGGAATTAGGTTAATTGCGGCTTACCATTGCGCCTCACCAAACAAACCCAATGACCTTCCTACAAAATTCAGTACTTACAATTTTTGTTACAAGTTTAGACGTTGGGACAAATGGATGCTAATTCACATCCaggtgggtggtgggaggggatgggggggaacgGTTGCCAAGAGCATAGGGGTATCCCCCTGACGTTTCACTGTCCCTTTATAAATTCCTCTTCTCCATTTGAGTGGTGCgggaggggggtgtcccccctcccattggttctgagcttttgcatttttcagcttgaaattgtgcaatctggtgcatactgtagcgagtcttttaacttacacttgaatgcaatatttatgctttaaattggattagctatgaataaggtttggctaaattacattcctaattacattccacagtagagccaggttctgatcaacaggtgcagcacatgaataatcttagtatattcatgtatggaaaaacaagatacaagatacatttatttgtcacatgtaccttttggtacagtgaaatgtgtggtcaccatacagccatacgaataataaagagcacagaacacgatagtctttaacacatacatccccacacagcggaatcaaagtttcccactgtgagggaaggctccaaaattcaatcatcctcctctgttgttcgcCCTTGGtgaaaatcagattataatcaaacacttggcccatgttgaccaacctgagtttcactgcacacctggtactactcctgaccctgactctagttgcataccttctctcattcctgaccctgagtccagccttacacctggccccctattctaccctgatcatagctgcttacctgcttaggttctcagtgctgaacactcccattgtcccagcttttgactgcacacctagtactattccagaccttgagtctggatgcacacttggccttgctcctagcccctctgcactgacaatatatcaggcccacacataaagccccatatcagaccccctggacttaaccctattacgttcaagtccacaggtgcttatctaatgcggtaatcttttatggggcacttcacagaccaaattttgtacaacaaaatttgctacatccattggcttccttgttatctaacatgctattTACTTTGTCAaaaaagtcatcaattggttgaacacaatttctcatccataaaattatactcgctcagctgtataagtattctgttacaatttccttcattttccgaacaaactgtcctgaattcattttcacccccaatattttcagaatcaagtcaagagagtttattgtcatatgtctcagataggacaatgaaattcttgcttgctgcagcacaacagaatatttaggcataaatacagatcagatcagatcagatcagtgtttCATCTCTGAGGCTCAACATCTGATTCCAGCCCATTTCATTAAACTAACCAAACACCATTTCCCGGCATTTTGTCCTCTCGGCATCCTTTTAATTGCAGCCACAATGAATATGAAGCTCAAATTCAGAAGGTCATAAATTGTAGTAGCAGCAGGGTGGTTGTGGGGGAGcgggaaccttcaaaaccttcataacgtttgtactatttcaccgatcggaacaaaacgtatttgacttgcagcagaggagaatggcgagtaaggtggcgaaaaatcgtagcgctatgggggatcatttttgcgcaaatttaattacaacgcagccaggaagtggatgagagttaagggcctgtcccaccagcatgcgattgcatgcgtctagcgtgaccaaacggaagcggagtgtGCGCTAAGTTCGCGGTAAGTACGCGGTAAGTACACGCTAAGTACACGCATAGTTCGTGTGTGACGTAATTTatgtcaaactcaccaatcagctggacaggagaccgactgaatttggacttcGCATGGCttaggcggtgacgtcatcgcgcaacgccacgcgctagacgtacgccgtcaagacgctgcgtatgataTCAAGATGCTGCGTTTGATGTCGAGAcgttgcgtacgcccgtcgagacgctcTGTACGCCCTCAATGTACctgcgggccaacaggccgttggcgcgcagaaTTTTCGaatagtgcaagatttttggagccgcgcgcgatgtcgggaccagccccgcaaaactccatacgcctccgcgcttggaagtgggaccggccccgcgaggccgtacgcctcaagcgaccacgtttggtcgcgctagacgcatgctaatGTCTTTAATATCCTTGTAGAATGAGGATTATCCCCAGGATAAAAACAAGTTATGTGGACAGAGGGaaaggctggaattttttttctcAAAAGTAGTGAAGTTTGAGGTGATTAAAAAGTTGGGACGTTTGAAAGGTTGATTATCCTAAagttcctgcagttccttcttaaacatcttaagtctaaaagttatttaaaaaaaacttaggGGAAACTTGGAGAAAAAAACCCTGCAAAAAAAAGACGTGGATCTTCATCTGACTATTTACTAAGGAGAGCAAAAGTCAGGAATTTGGAAATTTCATACATACAGACGAAACTCAAACCTCTTTTATCATTCTTCAAGATCATGGTGGATCTTATACCTCATCGCTGTTTTCCTTCTTATCCTCATATCCCTTAATGCATCTATTATCCAgaaatctatccatctatctatttaATTTCTTTAATTCTACATCTTTAATTTCTCATGTAATCTGTGGTTGGGCCACTTTTCTTGTTGCCATTGTGCCTCATGTATTTGCATAAAATTAGCATTTTCCCAATAAATGCTAGACATTTCTGGCTGCCGGTGACTAGTAGTGTTCCGCATGGGTTGGCGTTGGATCCGCTGTTTTTTTATGCTGTACgtcatgatttggatgatggaaatgATGGTTTTGTGGCCAGATTTggggatgatacaaagataggtggaggggcaggtagtgtagaaggAGTGGCGAgtctgcaaaaggacttgggctggttgggagagtgggcaaggaagtggcagatggattacagcgtagcaaagtgtggagtcatgcattttggtagtgggAACATAGGCataatagactattttctaaatggggataggattcagaaattggtggttcaaagggatttgggagtgcaaTTCACTTCTGATGGCAAAGTATTCATAGCTAATTGTCTTCTGGTCTTTGCTTTGCCACAGATATGATGATCTTGGAATGATAAAAGTTTTATTGAATAATCTCAAATTTCAAAGCTGAAGACTGTTTATACATTTCTCTGCATCGTGGTAAACACAAATGTCAAAAAGATAAAGGCATTAACATTTGGAACAATTGGTTGCTATAAAACATAACACCATTGTTTGTCAGATTGAACCAACAAAATAAAGCCATAAATGTAACAGATTGTTTTCACTCAGTACATCGTAATTGATTTCAAAGAattgctttgatttttttttttgctttgtccACTGTATTTGGCAGTAACACTGAGAAAACATTTGATCCAAACAGGCAAACA from Leucoraja erinacea ecotype New England chromosome 7, Leri_hhj_1, whole genome shotgun sequence includes the following:
- the LOC129698616 gene encoding inactive phospholipase C-like protein 1 isoform X3 → MQGVFSRDSSRQRHEQKKTVSFSSMPSERKINSASDCISFMQAGCELKKVRSNTRIYNRFFTLDLDLLALRWEPSKKDPDKAKLEVSSFKEVRIGKNTETFRSCAVVDQICEDCSFSLIYGDNYESLDLVASSPDVANIWVTGLRYIALHGKQALYLIEGDQHSPRTKWLHSVFYEADIDGNGIMLEDTAVKVIKNLNQGLKESRIRLKFREVQKEKGKLTTRVTKEEFSDVYSNLCTRPEVYFLLVQISSNKEYLDAKDLMLFLEAEQGMIHTTKEMCLDLIKKYEPSEHGQLQSYLSIDGFTRYLLSEECNIFDPEHNKVCQDMNQPLSHYYINASYNTYLKQNDPKGSSDVQGYVKALKLGCRSVEIDVYNGPNNEPLVSKRNNVTSPITFSNVIEVINKYAFVASEYPVIVSLRNHCSVEQQKVMAQKMKKIFGAKLYTQQPDLAEGYLPTPEKLKKKIILKGKKLAAANDLSEGDVTDEDEEAEVSRRLTDTFFIPKRTIRMCRELSDLVTLCQSVQFVDFQYSVKNQKYWEVCNFSEAKARILANDFPGDFVNHNKRFLSRVFPALMGIDSSNLHPQEFWNCGCQLVAINCQIPGPTTALNIGWFRQNGCCGYILRPAIMREELSYFSAYTEGVFPGISPQVLHIKLISGQNFPKPRGSGTKGDVVDPYVFVEIHGIPVDCAEMRTRTIHQNGENPLFDESLEFEINLPELAMVRFIALDDDYIGDEFIGQYCIPFECLQTGYRHVPLCTDTGEEIELATLFVHVAITDRRGGGKAHRRGHSVKKGKNTIKYTMLRTIGIKVVDDTFKVAGHPLREAAIIRENVQIAIGSLKEICGLGPIVSLSQCIQTLASRLLNGDNISVVTINMKNGYPYLEPLGTLNDVQRKVLSSYDLMIQESTHLIEMADSIYDEIIQSQKSALQFHEDLHNLGKKEGLKERKLNRAFESFAWNITVLKGQGELLKNAKNEVLENMKQIHTAYISSGLSKSGSESAEVNSKQSLQAIQEKENGEDILTVTRSPN